One window of Bdellovibrio sp. GT3 genomic DNA carries:
- a CDS encoding S1 family peptidase, producing the protein MRRNLLKQVTKVFTKAPPSASLPALAALLAVMATLATPYSQAIVGGTEVAAGDVLANKVVLILGTTQTGGRGYCSGTMIDKDIVLTAAHCFETVIKNYYVIPNINMSPDSGYEREKFNIPVTKWVIHEDYDKPDAKVFSDIALLKLERAVPEEYTPVKFYDGKSEAAPFAILAGFGKTSESRIDQTYLRFTAKENREIQIDYKGQIGTMIMSNGQIKGACEGDSGGPVFYGVNGEFQQVGIISTTVGPDIMSTCSGLVIATHLPRFLPWIEKNKSLLNEQK; encoded by the coding sequence ATGAGACGCAACCTATTGAAGCAAGTGACCAAAGTGTTTACAAAAGCGCCGCCTAGCGCGTCACTGCCTGCTTTAGCAGCACTCTTGGCCGTGATGGCAACTCTTGCGACTCCTTATTCCCAAGCCATCGTAGGAGGAACTGAAGTTGCTGCGGGTGACGTTCTCGCTAACAAAGTTGTTCTAATCCTGGGTACCACTCAAACCGGCGGCCGCGGCTATTGCTCTGGAACGATGATCGACAAAGATATCGTATTAACAGCTGCCCATTGCTTTGAAACTGTTATTAAAAATTACTATGTTATCCCGAACATCAACATGTCCCCTGATTCAGGATACGAACGAGAGAAGTTCAATATCCCAGTCACCAAATGGGTAATCCATGAAGACTATGACAAACCAGACGCAAAGGTATTTTCCGATATCGCGCTTTTGAAACTGGAGCGCGCAGTGCCGGAAGAATACACCCCGGTTAAATTTTATGACGGGAAATCAGAAGCGGCACCGTTCGCTATTTTAGCCGGCTTCGGCAAAACAAGCGAATCGCGCATCGATCAAACTTATTTGAGATTTACCGCTAAAGAAAACCGCGAAATTCAAATCGACTACAAAGGTCAAATTGGAACCATGATCATGTCCAATGGACAAATCAAAGGTGCCTGCGAGGGCGACTCCGGCGGCCCGGTGTTCTATGGAGTGAATGGTGAATTCCAACAAGTGGGTATTATTTCAACTACGGTAGGTCCCGACATCATGAGCACCTGCAGCGGCCTTGTGATTGCGACACACTTGCCACGGTTCTTGCCATGGATTGAAAAAAACAAATCCCTTTTAAATGAACAGAAGTAA
- a CDS encoding alpha-ketoglutarate-dependent dioxygenase AlkB yields MFKSKGKSQGKGPAFKNNSRGNKPGLRNGEERKSTSNLIYEQNYITAREKDEILKYLNTLYPIWEMRYSKNNPPPENQKQRPLLRPVYWLGNWQFACLNYYHPPKGIYNRCVTGERYPAVLENLVNKIESLVKEKFDPRDIPRGWTLNTCLINYYGNQIQEDGKKIDCARVGEHKDFEPGPVASISFGERALFQFVSSKGTESKSDVVLQQWLDDCSLQIFGGEKFKKQLFHRVQRVEDKSDLNFPLNEIKNFETRRINFTFRYVPDEHIVPFKKLSSEAQEDVLEYMNKLAEKSSFFKAQL; encoded by the coding sequence ATGTTCAAATCCAAAGGCAAATCTCAGGGCAAGGGTCCTGCTTTTAAAAACAATTCCCGTGGGAACAAACCCGGTCTTCGCAATGGCGAAGAGCGCAAATCCACGTCTAATTTGATTTACGAGCAGAACTACATCACGGCCCGCGAAAAAGACGAGATCCTGAAGTACTTGAACACGCTTTATCCCATCTGGGAGATGCGCTATTCCAAGAACAACCCGCCGCCTGAGAACCAAAAACAAAGACCATTGTTGCGCCCGGTTTATTGGTTGGGCAATTGGCAGTTTGCGTGCTTGAACTATTACCACCCCCCAAAGGGAATCTATAACCGCTGCGTAACGGGTGAACGTTATCCTGCGGTCCTGGAAAATCTGGTAAATAAAATTGAAAGCTTAGTGAAAGAGAAATTCGATCCACGCGATATCCCTCGCGGTTGGACTTTGAACACCTGCTTGATTAATTACTATGGCAACCAAATCCAGGAAGACGGTAAAAAAATCGATTGCGCCCGCGTGGGAGAGCATAAGGATTTCGAACCAGGTCCGGTGGCTTCCATTTCTTTTGGTGAGCGCGCTTTATTCCAATTCGTATCAAGTAAAGGCACAGAATCAAAGTCCGACGTGGTATTGCAACAGTGGTTGGATGATTGCTCATTGCAGATCTTTGGTGGCGAAAAATTTAAAAAACAACTTTTCCACCGCGTTCAACGTGTCGAAGACAAGTCGGATCTAAATTTTCCGTTGAACGAGATTAAAAACTTCGAAACCAGAAGAATCAACTTCACCTTCCGTTATGTTCCTGACGAGCACATCGTGCCCTTCAAAAAGCTATCCAGCGAAGCACAAGAAGATGTCTTGGAGTACATGAACAAACTCGCCGAAAAATCCTCGTTTTTCAAAGCACAGCTGTAA
- the rfaE1 gene encoding D-glycero-beta-D-manno-heptose-7-phosphate kinase has product MTAPVQAKLGPQEKELLIKQIPALKGRKILIIGDVGLDEYVMGQVRRISPEAPVPVLDVEEEDMRLGLAANVAQNVASLGGTPMMVSVVGDDTGADMLKELSAKSGVSWEYMIVDKARPTTRKTRVMAKQQQIVRVDRELRKYLSEETETRLLAMVEKHVGQADCVIIEDYAKGVVSKNVVEKVSAICKKAGKKLMVDPHRNNQGSFYLGVDLIKPNYDEAVVLTGMDFDDLKGNPNKVVEVGRALQKITGAKEVVLTRGKDGMTIFSGEQITEVPTYAQKVFDVTGAGDTVIAALSLGMVSGLSLVHSCMLANNAAGVVVGKVGCVPCEIPELIEYINEVH; this is encoded by the coding sequence ATGACAGCACCTGTACAAGCCAAACTTGGACCTCAAGAAAAAGAACTTCTGATCAAACAGATCCCGGCCCTTAAAGGCAGAAAAATCCTCATTATCGGGGATGTGGGATTGGATGAGTACGTGATGGGGCAGGTGCGTCGTATCAGTCCGGAAGCTCCCGTTCCGGTTTTGGACGTGGAAGAAGAAGACATGCGTTTGGGCTTGGCTGCCAACGTTGCACAAAACGTGGCAAGCCTGGGTGGTACTCCGATGATGGTTTCCGTTGTTGGGGACGACACGGGTGCTGACATGTTGAAAGAGCTTTCCGCAAAAAGCGGCGTCAGCTGGGAATACATGATCGTTGATAAGGCTCGTCCAACAACGCGTAAAACCCGTGTGATGGCAAAGCAACAGCAGATCGTGCGTGTTGACCGCGAACTAAGAAAATATCTGTCTGAGGAAACTGAAACGCGATTGCTGGCGATGGTTGAAAAACATGTCGGTCAAGCGGACTGTGTGATCATCGAGGACTATGCAAAAGGTGTGGTTTCTAAAAATGTCGTCGAGAAAGTTTCTGCGATTTGCAAAAAAGCCGGCAAAAAACTGATGGTCGATCCACATCGCAACAATCAAGGTTCATTCTATCTGGGTGTTGATTTGATCAAGCCAAACTACGACGAAGCGGTTGTGTTGACGGGTATGGATTTCGACGATTTGAAAGGCAATCCGAACAAGGTTGTTGAAGTCGGCCGTGCTCTGCAAAAAATCACAGGGGCGAAAGAAGTGGTTCTGACTCGTGGAAAAGACGGTATGACGATTTTCTCGGGCGAGCAAATCACTGAAGTTCCGACTTACGCGCAAAAAGTATTCGACGTGACGGGTGCTGGTGATACTGTCATTGCTGCTCTTTCATTGGGTATGGTCAGTGGTCTTTCATTGGTTCATAGCTGCATGCTAGCCAACAACGCCGCAGGTGTTGTGGTCGGTAAAGTCGGTTGCGTTCCATGTGAAATCCCAGAGCTGATCGAATACATCAACGAAGTCCACTAA
- a CDS encoding DOPA 4,5-dioxygenase family protein, whose amino-acid sequence MEKAYKVNSKLLPEGFPRQFDAHIYFTNDDMEFAKELREKALVSFKDQEVFTGQLIPEPIGPHPTPMFEINFPREKFTDVVLWLMHERGELSVLVHELAGDDLYDHTQAAMWLGKPVELKLEAFKD is encoded by the coding sequence ATGGAAAAGGCGTACAAAGTTAATTCAAAACTTTTGCCCGAGGGATTTCCGCGTCAGTTTGATGCACACATTTACTTCACAAATGATGATATGGAGTTCGCAAAAGAACTGCGCGAGAAGGCTCTTGTCTCATTCAAAGATCAAGAGGTCTTCACAGGACAGCTGATTCCTGAACCAATTGGTCCCCATCCAACGCCCATGTTTGAGATTAATTTCCCCAGAGAGAAATTCACCGATGTGGTACTATGGTTAATGCACGAGCGCGGCGAATTGTCGGTCCTGGTGCACGAACTCGCTGGTGATGACTTGTACGATCACACGCAGGCGGCGATGTGGTTGGGCAAACCTGTGGAATTAAAGCTAGAGGCATTCAAAGACTAA
- a CDS encoding aminoglycoside phosphotransferase family protein: MITPDSNLYKNIVTTWKAPGELWLAKLPEHLLKIEKLWGLEPIQPLDNLSFHFVGTAKRKSDGLEVVIKTGCDIESLDRERQWLRHFSGVAAQVLETDKNLGATMMERLTPGETLKHNKDLDDDQKTIVIAGIIHELNSRSIISGAFKHISELAKDLDVLEGAVDSRMLSKARGIISELTFDRSQDRLLHGDLHHDNILKHKSSWKVIDPHGYIGDPTFEMAVMMYNPLDAYPTNRPLRKTLDRRMSILNDYLNFDMQRMKSWAFAAAMISTAWDYGDTKKLFGIPFLVAQELRS; encoded by the coding sequence TTGATCACTCCTGATTCAAATCTGTATAAAAATATTGTGACCACCTGGAAAGCTCCGGGGGAGCTGTGGCTTGCGAAGCTGCCAGAGCACCTTCTTAAAATCGAAAAGCTTTGGGGGCTGGAGCCAATTCAGCCGCTGGACAACCTTTCATTTCATTTTGTAGGTACTGCGAAACGAAAGTCTGATGGGTTGGAAGTTGTTATAAAAACTGGCTGCGATATTGAGTCTTTGGACCGCGAACGTCAGTGGTTGCGGCACTTTTCCGGTGTGGCGGCGCAGGTACTTGAAACAGATAAAAATCTTGGCGCCACAATGATGGAGAGGCTGACGCCAGGTGAAACTTTAAAGCACAACAAAGACCTGGATGATGATCAGAAAACAATCGTCATTGCGGGAATTATTCATGAGCTGAATTCGCGCTCGATCATCAGTGGTGCATTCAAGCATATCTCAGAACTTGCCAAGGATCTGGATGTTTTGGAGGGAGCTGTGGACTCACGCATGCTCTCCAAGGCCCGCGGAATTATCAGCGAACTGACATTTGACCGCAGTCAGGATCGTCTGCTGCATGGGGATCTTCATCACGACAATATTCTGAAACATAAGAGTTCGTGGAAGGTCATTGATCCTCACGGCTACATTGGAGATCCGACATTCGAGATGGCTGTGATGATGTACAATCCTTTGGATGCGTATCCTACAAATCGGCCCCTTAGAAAAACTTTGGATCGTCGTATGTCTATTCTCAATGACTACCTCAACTTCGACATGCAGCGAATGAAGTCGTGGGCCTTTGCTGCGGCAATGATTTCAACAGCTTGGGATTATGGGGATACGAAAAAGCTTTTTGGCATTCCATTTTTGGTTGCCCAGGAATTGCGATCCTGA
- the rlmN gene encoding 23S rRNA (adenine(2503)-C(2))-methyltransferase RlmN yields MELNEATTSATLAPINYTDDNVAKPLENKAANFYSMTLEDLKAYLKGKGKEQFRAQQIFKWVYEQRVTDPEQMTNLSKDFRAELPKLLSFELPKTLTHLKSVDGTQKFLFDMGDNQSVESVVIPSEGRLTLCISSEVGCNIGCKFCFTGKQKLKRRLRTEDIVGQFMQVHDSLAEGQRITNIVFMGMGEPLDNPEAVFKTIDVIHSPWGINLSRKKITVSTSGIVPEMWRIADSKVRLAVSLNAPTDEIRSQVMPINKKWNTTMLLDACKQYTDKTGDKVTFEYVMLKGVTDSIENARQVAKLTRGVPCKINIIPFNEHPGAPYERPSDATIEAFHTELNRLGCHVLLRRSMGRDIFAACGQLNSTHKDENATMDISNSDLAGMPKSKRQLLAEHKAEHAAKNAAFAAMSFENETELN; encoded by the coding sequence ATGGAATTGAACGAAGCGACTACAAGCGCCACTCTTGCACCAATCAACTACACTGACGACAACGTCGCAAAACCCCTGGAAAACAAAGCTGCAAACTTCTACTCCATGACTTTGGAGGATTTGAAAGCTTACCTAAAAGGTAAAGGCAAAGAGCAATTCCGTGCTCAGCAAATCTTTAAATGGGTTTACGAGCAACGTGTGACGGATCCAGAACAAATGACGAATTTGTCCAAGGACTTCCGCGCAGAACTTCCAAAACTTCTTTCTTTCGAACTTCCAAAAACTTTGACTCACTTGAAGTCCGTGGATGGAACTCAAAAATTCCTATTCGACATGGGCGACAACCAAAGTGTTGAGTCTGTGGTGATTCCATCTGAGGGCCGTCTGACTTTGTGTATTTCCTCTGAAGTGGGTTGCAACATCGGTTGCAAGTTCTGCTTCACCGGTAAGCAAAAATTGAAACGTAGATTGCGTACTGAAGATATCGTGGGTCAGTTCATGCAAGTTCATGATTCTTTGGCCGAAGGTCAGCGCATCACGAACATCGTGTTCATGGGTATGGGCGAGCCATTGGATAATCCAGAAGCAGTATTTAAAACGATCGACGTGATCCATTCCCCATGGGGTATTAATCTTTCCCGTAAGAAAATCACTGTTTCCACTTCCGGTATCGTTCCTGAGATGTGGCGTATTGCTGATTCCAAAGTTCGTTTGGCAGTAAGCTTGAATGCTCCGACGGATGAAATCCGCTCGCAAGTGATGCCAATCAATAAGAAGTGGAACACGACTATGTTGTTGGATGCTTGTAAGCAGTATACCGACAAAACGGGCGACAAGGTGACGTTCGAGTACGTGATGCTAAAAGGTGTGACGGATTCTATCGAGAACGCGCGCCAGGTGGCGAAACTGACTCGTGGTGTGCCGTGCAAAATCAATATCATTCCATTCAATGAACATCCAGGTGCGCCGTACGAGCGTCCTTCTGATGCAACCATCGAGGCGTTCCACACGGAACTGAATCGCTTGGGTTGCCATGTTCTTCTTCGCCGCTCTATGGGGCGCGATATCTTTGCGGCTTGCGGTCAGTTGAACAGCACGCACAAAGACGAAAACGCGACAATGGATATCTCCAATTCTGATTTGGCCGGTATGCCTAAATCAAAACGTCAGTTGTTGGCGGAACATAAAGCTGAGCACGCTGCTAAAAATGCGGCATTTGCTGCGATGAGCTTTGAAAACGAAACAGAACTTAACTAG
- a CDS encoding PfkB family carbohydrate kinase, whose translation MSEILVVGSLAYDSIQTPSGRADRALGGSANYFSLAASLFSKVRVVGVVGEDYDQKDYDLLNNRGVDLTGLSKVPGKTFHWAGSYEGDMNEAKTLNTELNVFEHFNPQLPEHYKDSSFVFLANIAPELQLQVLSQVKQPKFVGLDTMNLWINIKKDALLEVVKKVNLVLINEGEAKMLTGASNAISAAPMITAMGPSAVVIKRGEYGFAMYTKEAGYFILPAMPIPTVIDPTGAGDTFAGGFFGYIAAQKEAPTLNTLKQACIMGSMMASHTIQDFSVKALSKVTLADLEKRLAEYKKVITV comes from the coding sequence ATGTCTGAAATTTTAGTAGTAGGAAGTCTTGCATACGATTCAATTCAAACTCCATCGGGCCGTGCTGATCGCGCCTTGGGTGGCTCTGCGAATTACTTCTCTTTGGCAGCATCTTTGTTTTCCAAAGTTCGCGTGGTCGGTGTTGTGGGTGAAGACTATGACCAAAAAGACTATGATCTTTTGAACAACCGTGGTGTTGATTTGACCGGTCTTTCCAAAGTTCCAGGCAAAACATTCCATTGGGCGGGTTCCTACGAAGGTGACATGAATGAAGCGAAAACTCTGAACACAGAGTTGAACGTTTTTGAACACTTCAATCCACAATTGCCAGAGCACTATAAAGATTCTTCCTTCGTATTTTTGGCAAACATCGCACCTGAACTTCAGTTGCAGGTTTTGTCTCAGGTTAAACAACCTAAATTTGTAGGTCTTGATACAATGAACCTTTGGATCAACATCAAGAAAGACGCTTTGCTTGAAGTTGTTAAAAAAGTGAATCTTGTGTTGATCAACGAAGGTGAGGCGAAAATGCTTACTGGCGCTTCCAATGCGATTTCTGCTGCGCCAATGATCACAGCAATGGGTCCTTCAGCGGTAGTTATCAAACGTGGCGAGTACGGTTTCGCTATGTACACGAAAGAAGCGGGTTACTTCATTCTGCCTGCAATGCCGATCCCAACAGTGATCGATCCAACAGGTGCGGGAGATACATTTGCCGGCGGTTTCTTCGGTTACATCGCCGCTCAAAAAGAAGCTCCAACATTGAACACTTTGAAACAAGCCTGCATCATGGGCTCCATGATGGCGTCTCACACAATCCAGGATTTCTCGGTGAAGGCACTTTCCAAAGTGACTTTGGCAGATCTTGAAAAACGTCTGGCAGAATACAAAAAAGTCATCACCGTATAA
- a CDS encoding organic hydroperoxide resistance protein, protein MSKLYTAVATATGGRNGRVESSDGVLNLEVRIPKEMGGSGGAFTNPEQLFAAGYAACFDSALNFVAMQQKTKITSTVTADVGIGPNNAGGFALAVKLRAKIEGVERNIAQQLLETAHKVCPYSNATRGNVPVEIELV, encoded by the coding sequence ATGAGTAAGCTCTATACAGCAGTTGCAACCGCAACTGGCGGACGCAACGGAAGGGTAGAAAGCTCTGACGGAGTCCTGAATCTTGAAGTACGTATTCCCAAAGAAATGGGCGGATCAGGTGGAGCCTTCACCAATCCGGAACAACTTTTTGCAGCCGGATACGCAGCCTGCTTTGATAGCGCGCTGAATTTTGTGGCCATGCAACAGAAGACGAAAATCACGTCTACTGTCACGGCAGACGTCGGCATCGGTCCGAACAATGCTGGTGGCTTTGCTTTGGCAGTCAAATTGCGTGCGAAGATAGAAGGTGTTGAGCGAAACATCGCCCAGCAACTTCTGGAGACGGCCCACAAAGTGTGCCCTTACTCCAACGCCACTCGCGGCAATGTTCCTGTTGAGATCGAACTAGTCTAA
- a CDS encoding MarR family winged helix-turn-helix transcriptional regulator: MNQKLLLKNQLCFPIYAASRLITQLYAEHFKAFDLTYPQYLVFMVLWEKAPRKVTEIADLLMLDTGTVTPLIKRMETRGWVTRKRSAKDERTVEVHLTAEGRKLEKHFASVPEKLLCNVECKQTELQAIYKNLNKLNEQMRKALEGGHS; this comes from the coding sequence ATGAACCAAAAACTGCTTTTGAAAAACCAGCTTTGCTTTCCGATCTACGCGGCTTCCCGACTGATCACACAGCTTTATGCAGAACACTTTAAAGCTTTTGATCTGACGTATCCGCAGTACTTGGTATTTATGGTTCTGTGGGAAAAAGCTCCGCGCAAAGTGACCGAGATTGCAGACCTTTTGATGTTGGATACGGGAACTGTCACTCCCCTGATTAAGCGCATGGAGACTCGTGGCTGGGTCACCCGCAAACGCTCTGCCAAGGACGAGCGCACGGTCGAAGTTCACCTGACCGCCGAGGGTCGCAAGCTGGAAAAGCACTTCGCTTCGGTCCCTGAGAAACTGCTTTGCAATGTCGAATGCAAACAGACAGAGCTGCAGGCTATTTACAAAAATTTGAATAAGTTAAACGAGCAAATGAGAAAAGCCTTAGAAGGAGGTCATTCATGA
- a CDS encoding glucose-6-phosphate isomerase, producing MLEITQAKFTNPDNLIQECQSSLKLFLQRKEIGFPQLVERINLWQQSHKMGAEFSAKFKKMVIVGLGGSSLGTRVIREVFNANNMFFVDNVDALVFETLIDELGDLKDVAWAFISKSGTTIESLCALELLDQVYKDEGLHLPSNSIVISESKASSLTEWARKHKVPECEIPVDVGGRFSVLSPVGMFPAAYLGLDLEKFRVGAKRALLDTATITQTMAQVIQSYNREEWITLLWSYNSRMKDFGGWFAQLWAESLGKPVTRAGTPAPRVSTPIAAIGASDQHSILQQVMEGTKDKFVIFQRVDEAEGGSMRIKNAQFKETMDLQGRTMGELLKAEALATQEALVANGVSTMTLKTKALDEETLGYLFMFWQLVVAGLGEYLKIDAFNQPGVEAGKILAKAKLKK from the coding sequence ATGTTGGAAATCACACAGGCCAAATTCACAAATCCCGATAATCTTATTCAGGAATGCCAGTCATCTTTGAAATTGTTTTTGCAAAGAAAAGAGATCGGCTTTCCGCAATTGGTTGAGCGAATCAACCTGTGGCAACAGTCCCATAAAATGGGCGCAGAGTTTTCTGCAAAATTCAAAAAAATGGTGATCGTGGGGTTGGGGGGAAGCTCCCTGGGCACACGTGTAATTCGCGAAGTCTTTAATGCCAACAACATGTTCTTCGTTGATAACGTTGATGCCTTGGTATTTGAAACCTTGATCGACGAGTTGGGTGATCTGAAAGACGTAGCCTGGGCTTTCATTTCCAAAAGCGGAACAACCATTGAATCCTTGTGTGCATTGGAGCTTTTGGATCAAGTTTATAAAGATGAAGGTTTGCACCTTCCCTCAAATTCGATTGTTATCTCTGAAAGCAAAGCCAGCTCTTTAACAGAATGGGCTCGCAAGCACAAAGTTCCAGAATGCGAAATTCCAGTGGATGTCGGTGGTCGCTTTTCGGTTCTTTCACCAGTGGGAATGTTTCCTGCTGCGTACCTTGGATTGGATCTTGAAAAGTTCCGCGTGGGTGCAAAACGTGCTTTGTTGGATACTGCGACGATCACGCAAACAATGGCGCAGGTTATTCAGTCTTACAATCGTGAAGAGTGGATCACTCTTCTGTGGTCCTACAATTCCCGCATGAAAGACTTCGGCGGCTGGTTTGCACAGTTGTGGGCGGAGTCTTTGGGTAAACCAGTGACTCGCGCAGGAACTCCAGCGCCAAGAGTATCAACTCCGATTGCAGCGATTGGTGCCTCCGACCAGCACTCCATCCTGCAACAGGTGATGGAAGGCACAAAAGACAAGTTCGTGATCTTCCAGCGCGTGGATGAAGCTGAAGGCGGCTCTATGCGTATCAAAAATGCGCAATTCAAAGAAACAATGGATCTGCAAGGTCGCACGATGGGTGAGCTGTTGAAGGCAGAAGCTTTGGCAACCCAAGAAGCCCTGGTTGCCAACGGTGTTTCAACAATGACTTTGAAAACAAAAGCCTTGGATGAAGAAACATTGGGTTACCTGTTCATGTTCTGGCAGTTGGTTGTGGCAGGATTGGGCGAATACCTGAAGATTGATGCTTTCAATCAGCCAGGTGTAGAGGCCGGTAAGATTTTGGCAAAGGCCAAGCTTAAGAAGTAA
- a CDS encoding hemerythrin domain-containing protein — translation MEQIRTRKSHPYDIVQIIKDDHRNLKALLSTLKDDNEPYLKKQEAFQKLALLLEAHVGPELETWYKCLKYEHRFTVEISEGELEHRLALQICKDMEATTSEGSFMLKARVLAEMALHQIMVEERDLLPELDVATTLDKRIELGLIYLEMQRHIEVLQNSEHHLYPHSSPDQLQ, via the coding sequence ATGGAACAAATACGCACACGAAAATCCCATCCCTATGACATCGTTCAAATTATCAAAGACGATCACAGGAATTTGAAAGCCCTCTTAAGCACCCTTAAAGATGACAACGAACCTTACTTGAAAAAACAGGAAGCATTCCAAAAACTCGCACTGCTGCTCGAGGCGCACGTCGGCCCCGAGCTGGAAACCTGGTACAAGTGTTTAAAATACGAACATCGGTTTACGGTCGAGATATCAGAAGGCGAATTAGAGCATCGCCTGGCCCTGCAGATCTGCAAAGACATGGAGGCAACAACATCCGAGGGATCGTTTATGCTGAAAGCCCGCGTCCTCGCAGAGATGGCGCTTCATCAAATCATGGTAGAGGAAAGGGACCTTCTGCCGGAACTTGATGTGGCCACGACACTCGACAAGCGGATCGAGTTGGGATTGATATATTTGGAAATGCAAAGACACATCGAGGTCCTGCAAAACAGCGAACACCACCTGTATCCGCATTCTTCGCCGGATCAATTGCAGTGA
- a CDS encoding ROK family protein produces the protein MTKKTYTIGFDLGGTKLAAALLDNHGEMLDFIKVPVDMKREGSAQKTQKRVIQVMTDIALDFKKRFPKETSATVFKGIGLASAGPLNAEEGKLINPVNYPGWKVVPIRDMVEKEIVKHGFKTKVYFQHDATAAALAEGWVGGAKGMNSFAVVTVGTGVGSGIIFNGMPCQSRGMGSECGHFVVDMMGLKNNPDKIHHYTVEGLASGTGLLRRAKEMGFTGNSVEELVDTKDPKYGKLYSDMAVALASLCHDLSLSFHLEKIFISGGLIKIKDLYFKEMKTNYSKFIRGINTDLECKIEIAKTKNHAGVLGAGYLPHLYSKSGK, from the coding sequence ATGACGAAAAAAACTTATACCATTGGTTTCGACTTGGGCGGAACCAAGCTGGCTGCAGCTCTTCTGGATAACCACGGAGAGATGCTTGATTTCATCAAAGTTCCTGTCGACATGAAACGCGAGGGCTCTGCCCAAAAAACTCAAAAACGCGTGATCCAAGTCATGACTGACATCGCACTTGATTTCAAAAAACGTTTTCCTAAAGAGACCTCTGCAACTGTCTTTAAAGGCATCGGCCTGGCTAGTGCCGGACCTTTGAATGCTGAGGAAGGAAAACTTATAAATCCGGTGAATTATCCTGGTTGGAAAGTTGTTCCTATCCGCGACATGGTTGAAAAGGAAATCGTAAAACACGGATTTAAAACGAAAGTTTACTTCCAGCACGATGCCACGGCTGCTGCTTTGGCGGAAGGCTGGGTTGGCGGAGCAAAGGGCATGAATTCCTTTGCTGTCGTTACTGTGGGAACAGGTGTGGGCTCTGGAATTATCTTTAACGGTATGCCCTGCCAAAGCCGCGGGATGGGTTCTGAATGTGGGCACTTCGTGGTCGACATGATGGGCTTGAAAAACAATCCTGACAAAATTCACCACTACACTGTCGAGGGCCTGGCTTCTGGAACCGGTCTTTTGCGCCGGGCGAAAGAAATGGGTTTCACTGGAAACTCTGTCGAGGAGTTGGTGGACACCAAAGATCCTAAATACGGTAAGTTGTATTCAGACATGGCTGTAGCTTTGGCAAGTCTTTGCCATGATCTTTCCCTTTCATTTCATCTGGAAAAAATCTTCATCAGCGGTGGCCTGATCAAAATCAAGGATCTTTACTTCAAAGAAATGAAAACGAACTACTCGAAATTCATTCGCGGGATCAATACTGATCTTGAATGCAAAATCGAAATCGCCAAAACAAAGAATCACGCAGGCGTTTTGGGTGCGGGATACCTTCCGCATCTTTACAGCAAATCTGGTAAATAA